In a single window of the Vicinamibacterales bacterium genome:
- a CDS encoding acetylornithine/succinylornithine family transaminase: MTNRNVLDTEATHILQTYKRTPIVFSRGRGIHLYDDEGQEYTDLVSGIGVASLGHAHPRLAAAIDEQAKALLHTSNLYYHPLQGQLAARLTELSGLPRSFFCNSGTEAVEACLKFARRYWHTEGDVSRTEVVALENSFHGRTLGALSITWEKSYRRPFEPLVPGVRFVPREAAALTEAISTNTQVVIVEPLQGEGGVRPLSKNIARTIQKACDDTGALLITDEVQCGLGRTGRPFYFQALDLRPDLISVGKALGAGVPIGAALVGERVSAAVAYGDHGSTYGGNLLACRAALVFLEELMDRGLLGHIVTIGALAHQQLQELANRHPSIIDIRGEGVMWGIEIDGNTDATAIVTAALKRCLLINRTAGNVIRLLPPLTITEDELSTALATLEAAVAEAEARAS, translated from the coding sequence GTGACGAATAGAAACGTCCTCGACACTGAAGCGACTCACATTTTACAAACTTATAAACGCACGCCAATTGTGTTCTCACGAGGTCGCGGTATTCATCTGTATGACGATGAAGGTCAGGAGTACACCGATTTGGTGTCCGGTATCGGAGTAGCCTCCCTGGGACACGCACATCCAAGGCTTGCTGCCGCTATCGACGAACAAGCCAAGGCGCTACTCCATACATCGAACCTCTACTACCATCCACTTCAGGGACAGCTGGCAGCACGGTTGACTGAACTCTCGGGACTTCCTCGATCGTTCTTCTGCAACAGTGGTACTGAGGCGGTAGAAGCATGCCTTAAGTTCGCGCGCCGCTACTGGCACACCGAAGGTGATGTGTCGCGGACCGAGGTCGTAGCACTTGAGAACTCGTTCCACGGACGAACACTTGGTGCACTGTCAATTACGTGGGAGAAAAGTTATCGAAGGCCGTTCGAGCCCCTCGTGCCAGGCGTTAGGTTCGTGCCCAGAGAGGCCGCTGCGCTGACCGAGGCGATCTCGACCAATACCCAAGTTGTCATAGTCGAACCACTTCAGGGTGAAGGAGGGGTCCGGCCGCTCTCGAAGAACATCGCTCGTACCATACAGAAAGCCTGCGATGACACCGGCGCACTGCTCATTACCGACGAGGTGCAATGCGGTCTTGGCCGAACCGGCCGGCCCTTTTACTTCCAGGCGTTAGATCTCCGGCCTGATCTAATCTCGGTCGGGAAGGCACTTGGAGCTGGCGTTCCTATTGGGGCAGCGCTCGTGGGAGAGCGCGTTTCGGCAGCAGTCGCCTACGGCGATCATGGGAGTACTTACGGAGGAAACCTCCTAGCTTGCCGAGCCGCTCTCGTTTTCCTTGAAGAGTTGATGGACCGAGGCTTACTCGGGCACATTGTAACGATCGGTGCTCTCGCCCACCAGCAGTTACAAGAGCTAGCTAACCGGCATCCCTCTATCATCGACATTCGTGGTGAGGGCGTGATGTGGGGTATCGAGATTGACGGCAATACTGATGCAACCGCTATTGTGACGGCCGCGCTCAAACGCTGCCTCCTCATAAATCGGACTGCGGGAAACGTCATTCGCCTACTGCCGCCACTCACGATTACCGAAGATGAACTTTCTACGGCGCTCGCTACTCTTGAAGCGGCGGTCGCCGAGGCCGAAGCTAGAGCGTCATGA
- the argR gene encoding arginine repressor: protein MKQFRQAAIVELVTGEAIHSQELLRKRLKRRGFDATQATLSRDIKELGLVKRAADGAYQRADVVQMQTMGPRADVQRAVADYLKRVERVEQMIVLKTDPGEAQLLALAIDRATYDEVVGTVGGDDTILVIARHRRAAAEMVKRFETWAKA, encoded by the coding sequence ATGAAGCAATTTCGCCAAGCAGCAATCGTTGAACTCGTGACTGGTGAGGCCATTCACAGTCAAGAACTTCTACGAAAACGTCTCAAGCGACGGGGATTCGATGCTACTCAGGCCACACTTTCACGTGATATTAAGGAGCTTGGACTTGTCAAGCGCGCAGCGGACGGTGCCTATCAGCGAGCCGATGTGGTGCAGATGCAGACCATGGGTCCACGCGCCGATGTACAGCGCGCCGTGGCTGATTATTTGAAGCGTGTTGAACGGGTTGAGCAGATGATCGTCCTTAAGACTGACCCAGGTGAGGCACAGCTGTTGGCATTAGCGATTGATCGGGCTACTTACGACGAGGTGGTGGGTACCGTTGGAGGCGACGACACGATATTAGTGATCGCTCGTCATCGCCGAGCCGCGGCTGAAATGGTTAAGCGATTCGAGACCTGGGCCAAGGCCTGA
- the argJ gene encoding bifunctional glutamate N-acetyltransferase/amino-acid acetyltransferase ArgJ, producing MGTNDWIAGGVTAPAGFRAAGVACGIKPVGLDVAIVDAGIPTSAAAVFTTNLVAAAPVLVSKSHLRTSSGRARAVIINSGCANACTGEDGLAVAQSMANAGAECLGCDPVDVLIASTGVIGVNLDGRRVASGIANATTALSREGHDDAARAILTTDIGPKESAIRVDLDTGEFRVGGMAKGAGMIEPNMATMLAVLATDVRITAPDLQKALTDAVADTFNAITVDGECSTNDSVFALASGAGNIEIDKDSFPIFVDALKTVARQLAVAIVRGAEGANKLVTIRAHGAQTTDEARRAAKTLANSLLVKTALHGGDPNWGRLVAAVGRAGVTFDPARATVQIGDTILFEHGHPFDEAAPTAAEYLRGTDIKIQVGLGVGAYEATVWTCDLSAEYVRINSEYRT from the coding sequence ATGGGTACCAATGATTGGATTGCAGGTGGGGTCACTGCACCAGCCGGATTCCGCGCGGCTGGCGTTGCCTGTGGCATTAAACCCGTTGGCTTGGACGTTGCAATCGTCGACGCCGGAATCCCGACGTCCGCCGCAGCGGTTTTCACAACGAATCTCGTGGCAGCCGCCCCCGTTCTAGTTTCCAAATCACATCTTAGAACCAGTAGTGGCAGGGCCCGCGCAGTCATCATCAACAGTGGCTGTGCGAACGCGTGTACCGGTGAAGACGGGCTGGCGGTTGCTCAGTCGATGGCCAACGCGGGCGCGGAGTGCTTGGGGTGCGATCCGGTGGATGTTCTCATCGCGTCCACAGGAGTTATCGGCGTCAACCTTGATGGCCGCCGGGTCGCTAGCGGAATCGCAAACGCAACGACAGCACTTAGCCGGGAGGGTCATGACGATGCCGCTCGGGCCATTTTGACGACGGACATCGGTCCTAAGGAATCGGCCATAAGGGTAGACCTTGACACCGGTGAGTTTCGTGTCGGCGGCATGGCAAAAGGTGCCGGCATGATCGAACCGAATATGGCGACTATGCTGGCCGTACTAGCAACAGATGTCCGAATCACCGCTCCGGACCTGCAAAAAGCGCTGACTGACGCGGTCGCAGACACTTTTAACGCCATTACCGTGGATGGTGAGTGTTCGACCAATGACTCCGTCTTCGCACTCGCGAGTGGTGCTGGCAACATTGAGATTGACAAAGATTCTTTTCCCATATTTGTGGACGCGCTGAAAACTGTGGCTCGACAACTCGCCGTGGCGATCGTCCGGGGTGCCGAAGGTGCCAATAAATTAGTCACCATCCGGGCACACGGTGCACAAACAACTGACGAGGCTAGACGTGCCGCGAAAACACTCGCCAACTCTCTACTAGTTAAAACAGCATTACATGGCGGCGACCCGAACTGGGGACGCTTGGTCGCTGCGGTAGGGCGAGCGGGTGTTACCTTCGATCCAGCGCGTGCCACTGTACAGATCGGTGACACTATCCTTTTCGAACATGGTCATCCATTCGACGAAGCTGCGCCCACGGCTGCTGAATATTTGCGTGGGACAGATATCAAGATTCAGGTTGGCCTCGGAGTCGGAGCGTACGAAGCGACTGTATGGACCTGTGATCTCAGTGCTGAGTACGTACGAATTAATTCAGAATACCGGACGTGA
- the argC gene encoding N-acetyl-gamma-glutamyl-phosphate reductase has translation MQRVLVGLAGATGYVGQELLALLAGHPRVTLTTAMSSGTGQTSLPKMARIWDGELVPLSVDQLAEKTNAAFLALPDPVTAEVVPVLVDRGVRVFDLSGTFRLRNSEQRAKWYPAASDTVASTAVYGLPEHCGNALRDATLIACPGCYPTAALLALRPLITADLLADDLVVDAKSGLSGAGKTPSERTHFSECHGNVASYGIFSHRHAAEIEQELQKTVTFVPHLVPLDRGILETIYGRLRPGLGADEVGLALHEAYRESPFVRLRGTNLPEIKDVAHTNFCDIGWSVSDDGRLVLVACLDNLVKGAAGQAVQAFNLAFGFDERDGLL, from the coding sequence ATGCAAAGAGTTCTGGTTGGGTTGGCTGGCGCCACCGGCTACGTGGGTCAAGAGTTACTCGCACTTCTAGCTGGACACCCACGTGTGACACTAACAACTGCGATGTCCTCTGGAACGGGACAAACATCACTGCCCAAGATGGCACGCATTTGGGACGGTGAACTCGTCCCTCTTTCGGTCGACCAGCTTGCCGAAAAGACAAACGCCGCCTTTCTAGCGCTACCCGATCCGGTCACCGCTGAAGTTGTTCCTGTACTAGTTGATCGCGGGGTACGAGTATTCGACCTCTCCGGTACGTTTCGTCTACGTAATTCGGAACAGCGCGCCAAGTGGTATCCGGCGGCATCAGATACCGTGGCTAGCACAGCGGTATATGGTTTACCGGAACATTGTGGAAATGCGCTCCGTGATGCGACGCTCATCGCATGTCCTGGTTGTTACCCGACAGCGGCTCTTTTGGCGCTCCGCCCACTGATCACAGCCGATTTATTGGCTGACGATCTCGTCGTTGATGCGAAATCTGGACTTTCTGGTGCCGGCAAAACACCGAGTGAACGAACCCATTTCTCGGAATGCCACGGTAACGTTGCGAGTTATGGCATTTTTTCACATCGCCACGCTGCCGAGATTGAGCAGGAACTGCAGAAGACCGTCACCTTCGTACCCCATCTGGTCCCGTTAGACCGGGGCATTCTGGAAACGATATACGGTCGGTTGAGGCCAGGACTGGGCGCCGATGAGGTTGGTCTGGCACTCCACGAAGCATATCGTGAGAGCCCTTTTGTCCGACTTCGCGGCACGAATTTACCGGAAATCAAGGATGTTGCCCACACCAATTTCTGTGACATTGGATGGTCAGTCTCTGACGACGGCCGACTGGTCCTTGTAGCCTGTTTGGACAACCTAGTTAAGGGTGCAGCTGGCCAGGCCGTCCAGGCTTTCAATCTCGCGTTCGGCTTCGACGAGCGCGATGGGTTGCTCTAA
- a CDS encoding sodium:alanine symporter family protein gives MLETIEQSNTWLNGYVWGTPMLILLMGTGAVLTVLTRAVQFRYLGFALKEVLGKLTERTAGTGDVSPFQAVSTALASTVGTGNIAGVATALTLGGPGALFWLWLSGLLGMCTKFAEIVIALHYREPDATGTMRGGAMYTLRKGLGLPWLGGIFALLTSMAAFGIGNMVQANSVADSLQSSFGVDERITGIVLMALTGAVILGGIQRIGQVTQVLVPFMSLLYLGGGLLILLLHYADLPGAVALVFESAFNGAAATGGFAGATVRAGMRAGIARGLFSNEAGLGSAPMVHAAAKTDHPVRQGLYGIFEVFVDTVLVCTITGLAILVTDTWQIEGMTGAALSGEAFRSGLPGIFGNIIVTSSIMLFAFSTVIGWSYYGETGIVYLFGAKIALPYRILWLVFIYLGATGSLELIWSVADTLNGLMAIPNLVSVLFSIPLLLRLKKEFFKS, from the coding sequence ATGCTTGAAACGATCGAACAATCCAACACCTGGTTAAACGGCTATGTGTGGGGCACGCCTATGCTCATCCTTCTAATGGGTACGGGCGCAGTGTTGACGGTTTTAACAAGAGCCGTCCAGTTCAGGTATTTGGGCTTTGCGCTTAAAGAGGTGCTGGGAAAACTCACGGAGCGGACTGCGGGAACCGGTGACGTAAGTCCGTTCCAAGCGGTGTCCACCGCATTGGCGTCGACCGTTGGTACTGGCAACATCGCGGGTGTAGCTACCGCTCTGACATTGGGTGGTCCCGGTGCACTGTTTTGGCTCTGGCTGTCCGGTTTACTTGGTATGTGCACGAAGTTCGCAGAGATTGTAATCGCGTTGCACTATCGGGAGCCTGATGCCACTGGCACCATGCGTGGCGGCGCCATGTATACGCTACGTAAAGGACTCGGGCTGCCGTGGCTGGGCGGAATCTTTGCACTGCTCACTTCAATGGCTGCGTTCGGTATTGGCAATATGGTGCAGGCGAACTCGGTGGCCGACAGTCTGCAATCTAGCTTTGGTGTCGATGAGAGGATTACCGGTATCGTCCTCATGGCACTGACAGGAGCAGTTATCCTTGGTGGAATCCAGCGAATCGGCCAGGTAACACAGGTGCTTGTGCCATTCATGAGCCTGCTCTACCTCGGCGGCGGTTTACTGATCCTTCTGCTCCACTATGCCGACCTTCCTGGTGCTGTCGCACTCGTTTTCGAGAGCGCGTTCAATGGCGCAGCCGCGACTGGTGGTTTTGCCGGTGCGACCGTGCGCGCTGGGATGCGGGCTGGTATTGCACGCGGACTTTTCTCTAACGAGGCGGGCCTAGGTAGCGCTCCGATGGTGCACGCGGCCGCTAAGACTGACCACCCTGTGAGACAAGGACTCTACGGCATCTTCGAGGTATTCGTTGATACGGTCCTCGTTTGCACCATTACCGGGCTGGCCATTCTGGTTACCGACACCTGGCAGATCGAGGGCATGACTGGCGCTGCACTTTCGGGCGAGGCGTTTCGCTCTGGGTTACCGGGCATCTTCGGCAACATCATTGTTACCAGTAGCATCATGCTGTTTGCTTTCTCGACGGTGATAGGATGGAGCTACTACGGCGAAACCGGCATCGTCTATCTGTTCGGCGCTAAGATCGCCCTACCTTATCGGATTCTCTGGCTAGTCTTTATTTACCTGGGCGCAACCGGTTCACTAGAACTTATCTGGAGTGTGGCCGACACACTGAACGGCCTCATGGCTATTCCGAACCTGGTGTCAGTACTGTTCTCAATTCCGCTATTACTGAGACTCAAGAAGGAATTCTTCAAGTCCTGA
- the argF gene encoding ornithine carbamoyltransferase: MKKDFLSILDLANADLERCLDVAAELKRRRAEGQGAPTASLLAGQHVALLFDKPSLRTRTTFEIAVRELGGEIINPSVDETLGKRETMADVARNLERWVAAAIIRTFKQERLVEAARATTRLRIINALSDTEHPCQALADMMTLREHWGTLAGRVLTFVGDGNNVATSLVQASAMLGVRIRVASPDGYGLSDRVVDEAIGRNASASVEQFIDPHKAVSGADAVYTDAWTSMGQENESRLRQNTFFPYQVNTELMAKAKPGALFLHCLPAHRGEEVTDEVIEAPTSVVFDQAENRLHTEKALLAMLLAG; this comes from the coding sequence ATGAAGAAAGATTTTCTCTCGATTCTTGACCTGGCCAACGCCGACTTGGAGCGTTGCCTTGACGTAGCCGCAGAACTCAAGCGGAGGCGTGCGGAGGGGCAGGGTGCGCCTACGGCAAGCCTGCTGGCGGGCCAGCATGTCGCGTTATTGTTCGACAAGCCCTCACTCCGTACCCGCACAACATTCGAGATCGCGGTGCGTGAGTTAGGCGGAGAAATTATAAATCCCAGCGTCGACGAAACACTGGGCAAGCGCGAGACTATGGCCGACGTGGCGAGAAATCTCGAGCGGTGGGTAGCCGCGGCAATCATCAGAACGTTTAAGCAGGAACGCCTTGTAGAAGCCGCCCGCGCAACAACCCGGCTTCGCATCATCAACGCGCTCAGTGATACTGAGCATCCCTGCCAAGCACTTGCTGACATGATGACCCTGCGCGAGCACTGGGGCACTCTGGCTGGGCGGGTCTTGACCTTTGTCGGCGATGGCAACAACGTCGCCACTTCACTAGTGCAAGCCAGCGCCATGCTCGGTGTACGGATCCGAGTCGCATCACCAGATGGATATGGTTTATCTGATCGCGTCGTTGATGAGGCCATCGGCCGTAACGCCTCGGCTTCGGTCGAGCAATTTATCGACCCACACAAGGCAGTCTCCGGCGCCGACGCAGTCTACACCGATGCTTGGACTTCGATGGGCCAAGAAAATGAATCTCGTTTACGGCAAAACACATTTTTCCCCTACCAAGTGAACACTGAACTGATGGCCAAGGCGAAGCCAGGCGCGCTTTTTCTCCATTGCCTGCCAGCGCATCGCGGCGAAGAAGTCACGGACGAGGTCATCGAGGCGCCAACGTCGGTGGTTTTTGACCAGGCTGAGAATCGGCTCCATACTGAAAAGGCTCTCCTCGCAATGCTCTTGGCCGGGTAA
- the argB gene encoding acetylglutamate kinase, with protein sequence MSKSLSGVDVGPLVLKLGGELIDTSEGLDGIATLIAQAAAQRPVVVIHGGGREIDSELARAGLDKRVVDGLRITDQATLDVVVGVLAGRVNTRLVAAVTRAGAPAVGLTGADDRIGLCRRASPYRALDGNTADLGLVGQPLPTEAPRLLDRLRRAGYTPIVACIGVTQDGQLLNVNADMLAAQLAVNLEVNQLIILGATAGVLDSNGQSLIRLDDADVEQLVASGDITAGMVAKLDACRLASRNGVNSVIIADGRRANDLDLLPGTVITAGDGPTNPQASALTKKTNKKGAGRDE encoded by the coding sequence GTGTCCAAGTCCCTTTCAGGTGTCGACGTGGGACCGCTTGTGCTGAAGCTTGGTGGAGAGCTGATCGACACGAGCGAAGGACTGGATGGCATAGCCACTCTGATTGCCCAAGCGGCGGCTCAACGTCCGGTAGTCGTTATACACGGCGGTGGTCGCGAAATCGACTCTGAGCTTGCACGGGCGGGCCTTGATAAACGGGTGGTGGATGGTTTACGCATTACGGATCAAGCAACGCTCGATGTCGTTGTTGGTGTGTTGGCCGGTCGGGTTAACACCCGACTCGTGGCAGCAGTTACCCGAGCCGGTGCTCCTGCCGTCGGGTTAACCGGAGCAGATGACCGAATCGGTCTTTGCCGCCGCGCGAGTCCATACCGCGCGCTTGACGGGAATACCGCAGACCTTGGTTTGGTGGGCCAGCCACTGCCAACGGAGGCTCCACGATTGCTGGACCGATTGCGACGAGCGGGTTACACGCCAATCGTGGCGTGCATTGGCGTTACTCAAGATGGACAGCTACTTAACGTGAACGCCGACATGCTCGCCGCTCAACTAGCAGTGAACCTGGAGGTGAACCAGCTCATCATTTTGGGTGCAACGGCTGGTGTTTTGGATAGTAATGGCCAGTCATTGATAAGGCTTGACGATGCCGACGTTGAACAACTTGTGGCGAGCGGTGACATCACCGCCGGGATGGTGGCTAAACTTGACGCATGCCGGCTGGCAAGCCGGAACGGTGTCAATAGCGTCATCATTGCCGACGGTCGACGAGCCAACGACCTCGACCTCTTACCGGGAACGGTGATTACCGCGGGTGATGGGCCCACGAATCCGCAGGCTTCTGCTTTGACGAAGAAAACGAATAAGAAGGGGGCGGGTCGTGACGAATAG
- a CDS encoding peroxidase-related enzyme (This protein belongs to a clade of uncharacterized proteins related to peroxidases such as the alkylhydroperoxidase AhpD.) — protein sequence MHDEDIPALEPALRDLYNKLRDPRGHVDNILKIHSLHPASLQVHYEFYKLMMLGSSPLTRIQREMIAVVVSTENACHYUIRHHAAGLRRLTRDDSLVEQLTDDYREADLSQADRAMLDYSVALTREPWAVRKVDVERLQAAGFSDRAVLDVNLVTGYYAFVNRLAGGLGVPLEEFWNADKTTIEKT from the coding sequence ATGCACGATGAAGACATACCTGCCCTCGAACCAGCGCTTCGTGATCTCTATAACAAGTTACGGGATCCACGTGGCCACGTTGACAACATCCTAAAGATTCATAGTCTCCACCCTGCATCATTGCAGGTGCATTATGAGTTCTACAAACTAATGATGCTGGGTTCATCACCGCTCACCAGGATTCAACGGGAGATGATCGCTGTCGTGGTGTCAACCGAAAACGCGTGCCATTATTGAATTCGCCATCACGCAGCGGGTCTGCGTCGGCTCACTCGTGACGACAGCTTGGTCGAACAGTTGACAGACGACTATCGTGAAGCTGACTTGTCCCAAGCTGATCGCGCTATGCTCGACTACTCGGTTGCACTAACCCGCGAGCCATGGGCGGTCCGGAAGGTTGATGTTGAACGTCTGCAAGCTGCTGGGTTTAGTGACCGTGCGGTATTGGACGTCAACTTAGTAACTGGCTACTACGCATTCGTAAACCGACTAGCCGGCGGTTTGGGTGTGCCACTTGAGGAGTTCTGGAATGCCGACAAGACGACGATCGAGAAAACCTAG
- a CDS encoding argininosuccinate synthase yields MTERIVLAYSGGLDTSVAIPWLAEHHDAEIIAVTLDMGQGKELDDVRERALAVGAVRAHVIDVREEFVHEYLLPALQAGALYEGRYPMATSLGRPLIAKCLIEVAESENAGAIAHGCTGKGNDQVRIDVSARALNPSIQVIAPARVWGMSRPEEIAYAKKRGIPVPATVDSPYSTDSNLWGRSIECGVLEDPWTEPPEDIYTLTRPSGECPNAPAYVEIQFTDGVPTSVNGVRMPLVELIHSLSTIAGSHGVGRIDMLENRLVGIKSREIYEAPAAIVLHMAHHELEMMVIPRDLDRVKRHLACTYADLVYDGLWFTPTREAIDALVAYVQPRVTGTIRLKLFKGDCRVVGRQSPYALYDYALATYDDEDQFDHTAAEGFIKIFGLPVETAARKGPAALRPNVSMKSKVKKGDA; encoded by the coding sequence GTGACAGAGAGGATCGTACTTGCGTATTCAGGTGGTCTCGACACCTCAGTCGCGATTCCGTGGTTAGCCGAGCACCATGATGCAGAGATCATTGCTGTAACGCTCGACATGGGTCAGGGCAAAGAGCTAGACGACGTGCGTGAGCGCGCGTTAGCAGTCGGGGCGGTCCGCGCGCATGTGATCGACGTGCGTGAAGAGTTTGTCCATGAATATCTACTCCCGGCTCTTCAGGCTGGAGCACTGTACGAGGGGCGATATCCCATGGCAACGTCACTGGGACGACCCTTAATCGCGAAGTGTCTCATCGAGGTCGCGGAGAGCGAGAATGCCGGAGCGATCGCGCACGGTTGCACCGGTAAAGGTAATGATCAGGTCAGAATTGACGTTTCAGCTCGTGCCTTAAATCCCTCAATCCAAGTGATTGCACCCGCCCGTGTCTGGGGGATGAGTCGGCCCGAAGAAATCGCCTACGCCAAGAAACGGGGCATTCCTGTGCCTGCAACGGTTGACAGTCCTTACAGCACCGATTCGAATCTTTGGGGGCGGTCGATTGAGTGTGGCGTACTCGAGGATCCCTGGACAGAACCACCGGAGGACATCTACACCCTCACCCGTCCGTCGGGAGAATGTCCAAATGCGCCAGCCTACGTTGAAATTCAGTTCACTGACGGTGTACCAACTTCGGTGAATGGTGTCAGGATGCCGCTCGTCGAGCTTATTCATAGTTTGAGCACAATTGCCGGCTCCCACGGGGTAGGTCGGATAGATATGTTGGAAAATCGTCTGGTCGGTATCAAATCGCGAGAGATCTATGAGGCCCCCGCTGCGATTGTTTTGCACATGGCACATCACGAGTTAGAAATGATGGTCATTCCTCGTGATCTTGATAGAGTGAAGCGTCATCTAGCTTGCACTTACGCCGACCTCGTCTACGATGGATTGTGGTTTACGCCAACACGTGAAGCGATTGACGCCTTGGTCGCGTACGTCCAGCCGCGTGTGACAGGAACAATCCGGCTCAAGTTGTTCAAAGGTGACTGTAGGGTGGTAGGCCGTCAATCACCTTACGCCCTGTACGATTACGCCTTGGCGACTTACGACGATGAAGATCAGTTTGACCACACTGCTGCAGAAGGCTTTATCAAAATTTTTGGATTGCCGGTTGAGACGGCGGCACGAAAAGGGCCAGCCGCACTGCGACCGAACGTTTCGATGAAATCCAAAGTTAAGAAAGGCGATGCCTGA